AGGTTTAATAAGTAAGCTGACACGTATTTCGAGATTGAAAATTAGGGTTctcaattttgaattaaaattgaatCAGCAGTCGTTCTGTATGCTTGTTAGATTGGGTTTTATGTACTTAATTATGATTGTGATCGATAATCACAATACCGCACTTTTGAATGTTTATAATCAATAGGCTGGTTTTTGTAACTTGTTTTGCTTATCTGTTGCTTTGAAAATCTGGATATTTTTGTAGAAAGTGGAGCATTAATTTTGAGGTTATGTTGTTGCAGTAAGGGAAAACTTGAGATCTGCAAAGAAAGAGTTTAACAAGACTGAGGATGATTTAAAATCTCTTCAAAGTGTTGGTCAGATCATTGGAGAAGTTCTCCGCTCTCTTGACAATGAACGCTGTAAGTTTATCAGAATTcttcttttattatttcttatGAATTTTTACATGTATGTTTGAGTTGCATGTGTGGTGCGTCTACTATATATGACTTTTATCTCTTCTCTTAGCAATTACATTGTAAATGTGGCACCTGCACTTCTTTTGATTTCAAATTCTTCTCTCGATTCCCAATATCTTGCTCTGGAACTTGTGTTTTTAAGGCATAATGGATGAGCAAAGAATAATATAGGGGTTATTGTTATATCCATTGTGTTTCAGTGATTGTTAAAGCAAGCAGTGGACCTCGGTATGTGGTTGGTTGCCGCAGCAAGGTGGATAAGGAAAAACTAGTTCAAGGAACTAGAGTTGTTCTTGATATGACAACACTCACAATTATGCGTGCTCTTCCACGCGAGGTGAGTTATTTGCTTTCAGACTGCTCACACTTAttactattttctttttcaatttgaaCTTCATGCTGGTTATATAGCTCATGACGTCTTATCTTTTTGTGCCATGAGCTTACAGGTAGATCCAGTTGTTTATAATATGCTGCATGAAGATCCTGGTAATGTCAGCTATTCAGCTGTGGGTGGTCTATCTGATCAAATTAGAGAATTGAGGGAATCTATTGAGCTACCACTTATGAACCCTGAGCTTTTCATAAGAGTGGGGATTAAACCTCCCAAGGTGATTATTTGGTCATTTCATTTACTTTGTATTTCTTGCTTTCTTCTACCTTTTTGTCATTTGTCTAATCGTATAAATTTATCAGCATTAACTTGTCCAGAGTCAATGATGTTAGTTAATGTGCTTCTCACAAATGCATATGCTCTTTGTTTCAGGGTGTCCTTTTATATGGACCTCCTGGTACTGGAAAGACATTATTGGCTAGGGCTATTGCGAGTAATATAGACGCTAACTTTTTGAAggtaaatattattatctttacgACTCATCCTTTTTGTCTTCTGAATTTTGTTGATTGCGAGTGGTTCCCTAGTTCAATACATCCTTTTATTTTTGTGAAGGTTGTTTCAAGTGCCATTATTGATAAGTATATTGGAGAAAGTGCTAGGTTGataagggaaatgtttggatatgcaCGTGATCATCAGGTACGAGTAATggaatttggatttgattttctGTGGCATTCATACCTGATTCCACCAATAAAGCTACTTATTGCTTCTGTTTTCCCAGCCCTGCATCATTTTCATGGATGAAATTGATGCCATTGGCGGACGCCGTTTTAGTGAAGGAACAAGCGCCGATCGTGAAATTCAGAGAACACTAATGGAGTTACTGAATCAGCTCGATGGGTTTGATCAGCTTGGGAAGGTACtttagtttataaatttaacctTATCTAACATTGGTTATTTACACTTGGAACATTTTCATTCTTGTAGTCTACTCTTTTGAAGTAGGTGCATATACATGGTCTGTTTTTTCTGTTAAATTGAAGGCCAGTTATTTAGCAAAAGGGAAAAAAATCATGCCAAAGCTAACTTTAATGAATTTGCTTCATTGGCTAATTCATATTCCACAACACATGTTCATTGTTCAGTATTTTGATGGGCAAGTTAAGAATGGTCTGTTTGTGAATGGAGGAATACATTCGGCTATTtatgtgatttaatttgcatgCTTTTCATTTTCTGATACTTGGAGTTCTGTAGCTTCAATAAACTGCATGCTGTTGGGCCTCCAGAAAAAGCATTTCTTCCtgcaaaaaaaattgtttattcATGACTACTGGTTAAGCTTTGCAGCTTCATAAAGTAGACTATTTAAGTATATTGAAGTGTTATTTTGTGTATGGCAAGTGACCACTCTTCATATAtaacttcttttttcttttccttttggcAACTTccatatgctaaatttaatgataaaattttatgtttgattttgtaTAATAGGTTAAAATGATAATGGCAACAAACCGACCTGATGTTCTTGATCCTGCACTTCTCCGTCCCGGGAGATTAGACAGAAAAATAGAGATTCCATTGCCAAATGAACAGTCGAGAATGGAAATTCTTAAGATTCATGCTGCTGGAATCGCAAAGCATGGAGAGATCGACTATGAGGCTGTTGTGAAACTTGCAGAGGTAAGCCGAATAattgttttgaatgttttacACATTTGCTAATCCTTATTACTAATAATATTCTTACAACTATCACAGGGTTTTAATGGAGCCGATCTTCGCAATGTTTGCACGGAAGCTGGAATGTCAGCAATTCGTGCAGAACGTGATTATGTCATTCATGAAGACTTCATGAAGGTAATTCTATGATTTCTATGGATTGGCATTACCATATGGGATCTCATCTTTGTATATGCTAATATTTAAATGTGGAATCTCACATTGAGATTAGTAGGAACAAGAGATTAAGTTTAGTTTTCTAAAGTTCAATAATTGCATTGCGTGACATTGAGATTAGTACAATACAAACAAGGAACTAAGTTCAGATTACATGATTTAGCATTAAAGTTGCTGGATGTGCTTAAATAcacattttttcaaattttgcaGGCTGTGAGGAAGCTGAACGAGGCAAAGAAACTTGAATCTAGCGCGCACTATAATGCAGATTTTGGGAAGGAGTAGAAGCGCTTTCTTTTGTTGCCATGGAATGTGGGGCAGTGCGTTATATTTCTTTCAAATATTTATGATGcattgttttcattttaatcatgtaggACATATATCACAGTTTACAAGCCATGGATTTtaactctttaaatttttaaaaatattgtaccCCGCGTTCCATTTGTTTCTAAATGGCATATGCCTAATTATCCATATTAATCTACCTGGCAAGCTTATCAATCCCCAGTCTTATCCTCTAATTGTGATTTTGAAGTATGGCATATGAAATTTCCACTACAGGGTCATTGGTGTCAGCTCCGTGCTTGCTTTTATAATTCAAAGTCACTGTTATGATGATGTGCAGAACGTGAAAATTATGGTCATGCTCATCTATTATAAATATGACAATGGGACATTTTAAATgggataattaaaaaattataagtttataaTTAGAGAAATGAAAGTCGTTATAAAATTTACCCTAATTTTCTCTCTAAGAAATGGGAAAAGATGGTAAAATCTATACAATAAAACCAGAAAGCACTCACCATCAATGACATTACCTAGTAAAAGGCGTCATTTAGGCGCATTAGTAACCACGCACAAACATTATCTATGTATCTATTTCATTAGTTCTTTTTAAGCTATTCTAGTAAACAATGATACAATATAAAAGAGTCATTCTAGTCCCTTGACTTGTGCGTCAGAGTTTGTTAACTCACGCTTAGccatcttaatcaatcaaagaTGGTACTCTCTATTTTTAGGTTAATTAACTATTAAATTGTACAAAGCGAACGAGTTTAAGAACCACTATAACCAATTTTGGGAGTTACTTGACATAAAACTAGAGATTAGTGTCCctaattgacctaaaaataaagagtattgtccttaaataattaaagtggCTAAATGTGAGTTAATTGACCTTGATGCACTAGTTCGAAAACAACAATGACcatttgtttaaaaataaaaaggatataaattttataattataatatacatCATAGAgctaattgtaaaataaatcataaattttagcattcattaaaattttaatatgactttttaattttgacaatttaaaatacaaattcttaattttagaatgtaattttaaaatttatcgcCAGCAAATGCTTATGTCCATTCATAAATTATACAAATAGAAGAacatgttgaattttttttaaagattcaaAGGGCCATATAATTGTATTTGACTACATAAAAGAAataattcttttcttttagtGGTTCTtaccaaaaaagtgaaattcttttattttgatagaTAGAGAACTTTGAGTTTGAAATATTTGACATTCTCTATGTTTTCATCACAGAACATAATTCAATCATACTGCAACTTGTTATTTGGGACAATAATTTAGTctgatttaaaaaagaaaaataaaaagttcatCCAAATTTCcattaaagaaagaaaaattattgcacgcaaccgttgcgccatgtcattcgtgcaacaaaccaattgtgcgtcatgtggaaaattaaatgttaaaaaaataagtaataattaaaagattccctatcgcaaatgctcattggcttgatgtaaaaatgacgtggcgcaacagTTGCATGAGATAAACATTCAGAAAGAAAACACGAAAACAAGAGTGTGTATTCCACATCCTTTTGGGAAAAAAAAAAAGCCAGCGCTAAAAAACGTCAAAAAAAATGTGTCTTTTcctactaatttttaaaaaatttgctaaatcgccacaaaagcaaaaaattataattttatatgaaaattgtCCAAATAGGtaaagtttaaatataataaaaattatttatttgattcagATTTTCGGTAGAGTTTTATATACTTCATAATTCAGTAACCTGAACTTCAATTTAAGACATCGATCAAATGTCACCATATTTCATAATTCAGTAACGTGAACTTCAATTTAAGACACCAATCCAATGTTAAATAATC
This window of the Mercurialis annua linkage group LG5, ddMerAnnu1.2, whole genome shotgun sequence genome carries:
- the LOC130014481 gene encoding 26S proteasome regulatory subunit S10B homolog B isoform X2 gives rise to the protein MSTEEDVARRRTAIADYRKKLLQHKEFESRVRTVRENLRSAKKEFNKTEDDLKSLQSVGQIIGEVLRSLDNERLIVKASSGPRYVVGCRSKVDKEKLVQGTRVVLDMTTLTIMRALPREVDPVVYNMLHEDPGNVSYSAVGGLSDQIRELRESIELPLMNPELFIRVGIKPPKGVLLYGPPGTGKTLLARAIASNIDANFLKVVSSAIIDKYIGESARLIREMFGYARDHQPCIIFMDEIDAIGGRRFSEGTSADREIQRTLMELLNQLDGFDQLGKVKMIMATNRPDVLDPALLRPGRLDRKIEIPLPNEQSRMEILKIHAAGIAKHGEIDYEAVVKLAEGFNGADLRNVCTEAGMSAIRAERDYVIHEDFMKAVRKLNEAKKLESSAHYNADFGKE
- the LOC130014481 gene encoding 26S proteasome regulatory subunit S10B homolog B isoform X1, yielding MSTEEDVARRRTAIADYRKKLLQHKEFESRVRTVRENLRSAKKEFNKTEDDLKSLQSVGQIIGEVLRSLDNERLIVKASSGPRYVVGCRSKVDKEKLVQGTRVVLDMTTLTIMRALPREVDPVVYNMLHEDPGNVSYSAVGGLSDQIRELRESIELPLMNPELFIRVGIKPPKGVLLYGPPGTGKTLLARAIASNIDANFLKVNIIIFTTHPFCLLNFVDCEWFPSSIHPFIFVKVVSSAIIDKYIGESARLIREMFGYARDHQPCIIFMDEIDAIGGRRFSEGTSADREIQRTLMELLNQLDGFDQLGKVKMIMATNRPDVLDPALLRPGRLDRKIEIPLPNEQSRMEILKIHAAGIAKHGEIDYEAVVKLAEGFNGADLRNVCTEAGMSAIRAERDYVIHEDFMKAVRKLNEAKKLESSAHYNADFGKE